The following is a genomic window from Candidatus Vondammii sp. HM_W22.
TCTGGAGCGCCATTGGTCTGCCTATTGCCCTGTCTGTCGGCATGGACCGGTTTGAAGAGCTGCTCTCAGGGGCACACCGGATGGATGAGCATTTCCGCACCGCGCCGCTGGAACAGAATATGCCGGTTATCGTCGGGATGCTGGGGATCTGGTGCATCAACTTTCTCGGCGCCAAGAGCCATGCTATCCTGCCCTACGATCAATACCTGCACCGCTTCCCCGCCTACCTGCAACAGATGGAGATGGAGAGCAACGGCAAAAGCGTTACCCGGGATGGAGAGCGAGTCGATTATGAGACACGCAATGTGGTCTGGGGTGAACCGGGAACCAATGGGCAACATGCCTTTTTCCAGCTGCTGCACCAGGGCACACCCCTGATAACCGTGGATTATCTGGCTCCGGTTGAAAGCCATAACCCTTTAGGCGATCACCACTCCATTCTTCTCTCCAACTTCTTTGCCCAGACCGAAGCGCTGATGCGCGGCAAGACCGAACAGGAGGTAAGAGCGGAACTGGAGGCTGCCGGACTGGAAGGCGAGGCGCTGGAGAAACTGGTTTCCCACAAACTGTTTGACGGCAACCACCCCACCAACACCTTTCTGTTCTCCAAACTCACGCCAAAAACGCTAGGTATGCTGATCGCCTTCTATGAGCACAAGGTGTTTGTCCAGGGTGTCATCTGGAACCTCAATTCCTTTGACCAGTGGGGGGTTGAGCTGGGCAAGCAACTGGCAAGGGGGATACTGCCGGAACTGCAAAAAAGCGATGATACAACCAATCATGACGCCTCCACCAATGGCCTGATCAACTACTGCAAACAGCACGGCCTCAGTGAGTAATCCAGAACCACTACTGGTGGGCGTAGATCTTGGAGGGACAACCCTACGTGCGGGCTTGGTCCGCGATGGAAAGGTAATCGCCGAGTACAGAGTTAATGCCGACCTGTCGACCCGCTGCGCCCAGGCTTCACCGGAACAGGCCCTGGAATTGGTGGTTGAGGTACTCACTGAAAGCATCACCACAATCCAGAAAAATGCCGACTCTAAAATCGAGGCAATCGGTCTATCGCTACCCGGCTACGTGGATGGTGACAGCGGCGTGATTTTCTCCTCGCCAAACCTGCCAGGGCTGAACAACGCCGATATCGCCACGCCCCTGGCGCGCCATTTTGACGCAGAGATCCGGGTGGAAAACGACGCCTTGGCTACCACCTGGGGGGAGTTCAACTGCCACCCGGACCAGCCAGAGCATATGATCTATATTGGTTTGGGCACAGGGATCGGCGGTGGATTGATCCTCAATGAAAGAACCCTACAGAGGGACTCACGGCATGGCCATGGAGATAGGGCATATCGTGATTGAACCTCAAGGCCGCCCCTGCGGATGCGGAAAACAGGGGGTGTGTTGAGCGCTATGCTTCAGCCACAGGCTTAAGCATCAGCTTCGCAGAACTCACTGGAAACCAGCTGAATGCGACAGAGATCGCAGGTTTAGCTGAGGCAGGTCATGGCGATGCCCTTGCCTGCTTTAAAACAGCCGGGTACGCTGTAGGACAGACAATGGCACATCTGGTTAAGATCCTGGATGTGACCGATATCGTTATCGGAGGTGGAGTCAGCAGCTCATGGAGATGGATGGAACCGCACTGCAACCAACAACTGGATAGAGACCTGTTCGAGCCACTGCACACCAAAACGCAGATCAGCAGATCCTCATCAGCCGACCAGGCAGGCATCCTGGGCGCAGCCCTGCTCGCCGGCAGAAAACCTCACATTATCCCACCTTCAGCATGAGTCGTAACCATGAAAGAATCTCAATGCAATATCAGTCCACTGACCAAAAGCACCCTGGCATTAATACTGGCGGGGGGACGAGGGTCACGACTTAGACAACTCACTGCCTGGCGAACCAAGCCGGCCGTTCCGTTTGGCGGGAAGTTTCGTATTATCGATTTTCCACTCTCCAACTGCATCAATGCCGGTATCCGACGAATCGCAGTACTGACCCAATACAAGGCACACTCACTGCTGCAGCACCTGAGTAATGGCTGGTCATTCCTTCGCGGTGAATTTGGTGAATATGTTGAGATACTGCCAGCCTCCCAGCGCATGGGAGAGTCCTGGTACGCCGGCACGGCGGATGCGGTTTTCCAGAACCTGGATATTCTGCGCCACCACGGACCCCAGTATATTTTGATACTGGCAGGCGACCATATCTATAAAATGGACTATGGTAAGATGCTCGCCCACCATGCCAAGCACGATGCAGACATGACGGTCAGCTGCATCGAAGTACCTCTAGAGGAGGCAAAGTCTTTTGGTGTTATGAGCCTGGATCACAACTCAAGAGTGGTGGAATTTAAAGAAAAACCAGAAAACCCGGAACCGATGATCGGCCGGCCCGACAAGGCGCTGGCATCCATGGGTATCTATATATTCAATGCCAATTTCCTTTATGAGCAGCTGATAAGAGATGCCAGCGAGCCAAAATCCAGCCATGATTTTGGTCATGACATCATCCCTCATATTGTCAGCCGATATAAAGTAGTTGGTTTCCCATTCCGTGACCCGGAGACAGGAGGAAAGATCTACTGGCGTGATGTAGGTACAATCGACGCCTTCTGGGAGGCGAACCTGGAGCTGATCGGCGTGACACCTGAGCTTAACCTCTATGATAAAAACTGGCCTATCTGGACCCACCAGGCCCAGCTCCCCCCAGCAAAATTTGTCTTTGATAACGATGGCCGACGTGGCACCGCGACCGATACCATGGTATCAGGCGGCTGCATTATCTCCGGTGCCTCTATAAAGCACTCACTGCTCTTCTCCAACGTGGTTGTGAATGAAGGCTCCAATGTTGAGAACTCGGTCATTCTGCCTGATGTCGAGATAGGGAAGGACTGTCATATCAATAACGCGGTCATCGACAAGGGCTGCTATATTGCCAACGGCCTTTCAGTTGGGTGTGACCCCGAAAGCGATGACCGGCACTTCCATGTTTCAGAAAATGGCGTAGTACTTGTCACTCCGAATATGCTGGGGCAGAATATCCACCATGCAGTGTAAGAAAAAACTCGACGTAGTGCTCGTCTGGCATATGCACCAACCACACTATAAAGATCAGAGCAATGGAGATTACCGGCTGCCATGGACCTACCTCCACGCGATAAAAGATTACGTGGATATGGCAGCCCATCTTGAAGCCTGCCCGAATGCATGCAGCGTGGTCAACTTTTCGCCCACGCTATTGGAGCAGATCGATGACTACGCCCAGCAGACCCAACGCTATCTAAAAGATGGGACACTGGTTAAGGACCCCCTGCTAAATGCCCTGGCAACGGGAAAATTCCCCAAGAATGCTGAGAAGCGGTCGGCATTGGTCCTCAGTTGCATCCGTGCCAATGAAGAGCACGCCATTGGACGGTATAAGGAATTCCAGCAACTTACCCGGATGATTGGTGACCCCGAAACCCTATCGGAGCGCAGTAACTATCTCTCCAACCAGTTCATTGCCGATCTGCTGGTCTGGTATCACCTGGTCTGGATTGGCGAGACAGTGCGCCGTAAAAATGAGCGTATCATCCAACTGATCGAGAAGGGACAATTCTTTACTCCGGATGATCGCCACCAGCTCTTTTATGTTATCAGTAAATTGCTCTCAGGGCTAATCGATCGCTACAAAGCGCTGGCCGTGCGCGGTCAGGCAGAGCTATCCTTCACCCCCTATTCACACCCCATCATGCCGCTACTGCTGGATTTCGGATCAGCCCGCCAAGCATGGCCGGACATCGTCCTCCCCGATGCCGAGAAATACCCTGGTGGAAAAGTGCGCGCCCACTGGCA
Proteins encoded in this region:
- a CDS encoding ROK family protein, encoding MSNPEPLLVGVDLGGTTLRAGLVRDGKVIAEYRVNADLSTRCAQASPEQALELVVEVLTESITTIQKNADSKIEAIGLSLPGYVDGDSGVIFSSPNLPGLNNADIATPLARHFDAEIRVENDALATTWGEFNCHPDQPEHMIYIGLGTGIGGGLILNERTLQRDSRHGHGDRAYRD
- the pgi gene encoding glucose-6-phosphate isomerase; translation: MKLTETTAWIKLKEQSQAVNNIHMRDLFDQDPGRFDRFSIELDELLLDYSKNRIDDTILQQLIELAREQDLPSWIEKMYRGQRINTTENRAVLHVALRNRSNQPILLDGKDVMPAVNAVLKQMREFCNEIHDGTWQGFSGKRITDVVNIGIGGSNLGPVMVTEALRPYATEGIDVHFVSNVDGTQTSETLKRLNPETTLFIVASKTFTTQETLTNAYSARDWLMRAAPDESATAKHFVAVSTNSREVEKFGIDTCNMFEFWDWVGGRYSLWSAIGLPIALSVGMDRFEELLSGAHRMDEHFRTAPLEQNMPVIVGMLGIWCINFLGAKSHAILPYDQYLHRFPAYLQQMEMESNGKSVTRDGERVDYETRNVVWGEPGTNGQHAFFQLLHQGTPLITVDYLAPVESHNPLGDHHSILLSNFFAQTEALMRGKTEQEVRAELEAAGLEGEALEKLVSHKLFDGNHPTNTFLFSKLTPKTLGMLIAFYEHKVFVQGVIWNLNSFDQWGVELGKQLARGILPELQKSDDTTNHDASTNGLINYCKQHGLSE
- the glgC gene encoding glucose-1-phosphate adenylyltransferase, which encodes MKESQCNISPLTKSTLALILAGGRGSRLRQLTAWRTKPAVPFGGKFRIIDFPLSNCINAGIRRIAVLTQYKAHSLLQHLSNGWSFLRGEFGEYVEILPASQRMGESWYAGTADAVFQNLDILRHHGPQYILILAGDHIYKMDYGKMLAHHAKHDADMTVSCIEVPLEEAKSFGVMSLDHNSRVVEFKEKPENPEPMIGRPDKALASMGIYIFNANFLYEQLIRDASEPKSSHDFGHDIIPHIVSRYKVVGFPFRDPETGGKIYWRDVGTIDAFWEANLELIGVTPELNLYDKNWPIWTHQAQLPPAKFVFDNDGRRGTATDTMVSGGCIISGASIKHSLLFSNVVVNEGSNVENSVILPDVEIGKDCHINNAVIDKGCYIANGLSVGCDPESDDRHFHVSENGVVLVTPNMLGQNIHHAV